A window of Solanum stenotomum isolate F172 chromosome 9, ASM1918654v1, whole genome shotgun sequence genomic DNA:
GACACCATTTCTTCGACGGCGACGGTATGGTTCACGCCGTTCAATTCAAAAATGGGTCAGCTAGTTACGCTTGCCGGTTCACTGAAACAGAGAGGTTTGTTCAAGAAAAAGCTCTGGGTCGCCCTGTTTTCCCTAAAGCCATTGGTGAATTACATGGTCACTCTGGAATTGCAAGGCTTATGCTGTTTTACGCTCGTGGGCTCTTCGGACTTATTGATCACAGTAGAGGAACTGGAGTTGCAAACGCCGGTTTAGTCTATTTCAATAACCGATTACTTGCTATGTCTGAAGATGATTTGCCTTACCATGTAAAGGTAACACCCACCGGCGATCTTAAAACAGAGGGTCGATTCGATTTCGACGGCCAGCTAAAATCCACCATGATAGCTCACCCAAAGCTCGACCCAGTTTCCGGTGAGCTATTTGCTCTTAGCTACGATGTGATTCAGAAGCCATACCTCAAGTATttcagattttcaaaaaatgggGAAAAATCAAATGATGTTGAAATCCCAGTTGAAGACCCAACAATGATGCATGATTTCGCAATTACTGAGAAATTCGTCATCATTCCTGATCAACAAGTCGTTTTCAAGATGTCTGAAATGATCCGTGGAGGTTCACCGGTGGTTTACGACAAGAACAAAGTTTCCCGATTTGGGGTTCTGGATAAGTACGCGAAAGATGGGTCTGATTTGAAATGGGTTGAAGTTCCTGATTGTTTCTGTTTCCATCTCTGGAATGCTTGGGAAGAACCAGAAACAGATGAAATCGTTGTAATTGGTTCATGTATGACGCCACCAGATTCCATTTTCAATGAATGTGATGAAGGACTAAAAAGCGTTTTATCCGAAATTCGTCTCAATTTGAAAACAGggaaatcaacaagaaaagccATAATCGAAAACCCGGATGAACAAGTGAATTTAGAAGCTGGAATGGTGAACAGAAACAAACTTGGAAGGAAAACACAGTATGCTTATTTGGCTATTGCAGAACCATGGCCAAAAGTTTCTGGTTTTGCAAAAGTAGACCTGTTTACAGGTGAAGTTGAGAAATTCATTTATGGTGACAACAAATATGGTGGGGAGCCTCTTTTTTTACCAAGAGACCCAAACAGCAAGGAGGAAGACGATGGTTATATTTTAGCTTTCGTTCATGATGAGAAAGAATGGAAATCAGAGCTTCAAATTGTTAATGCAATGACTTTAAAGTTAGAGGCAACAGTGAAACTTCCATCAAGAGTTCCTTATGGTTTTCATGGAACTTTCATAAATGCGAATGATTTGGCAAATCAGGCATGATTGTAGCTATTACTGAGGAGATTTACCAGAGGGATGGTTTAGAATATACGTCCCCGGAATATCCTTTTTAATGGAGTTCGtttctttgattatttttactttctttttttgtttatagTGTGAGAGATTTTCAGAGGACCAGTTAGTAGCTTAGATGTAGTTAGAAAATTGGAGCTCAGCTGGTTTTTCTGGTTATTCTTTCACATTTGATTGTGCATGAGAGAGCATATATACCTTATTATAGGAATACTATACAATGTTCCTGTAACTCTCTGTTTTCTTGTATATGAAAATCATGGCTTATACTATTTTCACCCTTTCTTTGAGTttctttagttttaaatttggTGTTCACCATTGATGTTTGACACTCAGACTAATCATTGTTTGTGTTTCTTTGATTTCTAATCTGGTGTTCGATACTCATGTTGGTAGTCAACTAATGATTGTTTGTGATTTTTTGATTTCTAATGTGGTGTTCAATACTGATATTGGCACTCGACTGATCTTTATTTGTGTCTTCTTGGGTTCTAatatgatatttaattaatggtgTTGGCTCTtgattgatttttgtttttaggCGTTCAATATTAGTGTTGACGCTCAATTAATCTTTGTTTGTGTCTTCTTGATTTCTAATTTAGTGTTGGAACTCTGACTAATTATTATTTGTGTTCTCTTGATTTTTAATTTGGTGGTCAATATTAATGTTGGCACTCGACTAATCTTTGTTTGTGTTTATTTGGTTTTTAATCTGGTATTGACGCTtgaataatttttgtttgtgtttCTTTGGTTTTTAATTTAGTGCTCGATATCGGTATTGACACTCGACTAATATTTGTTTGTGTTTTCTTGGTTTCTAATATGGTGTTCAATACTAGTGTTTGCACTCGActaatttttgtttatatttctttgatttttaatCTGGTGTTCAATATTAGTGTTGACACTttactattttttgtttgtgtcTGATTGATTTCTAATCTGGTATTCAGTACTGGTGTGGTACTCGACTAATCTTTGTATGCATTTTTTGGCTTTTAATTTAGTGTTTAGTACTGGTGTTGGCACTCGACTAATCTTTATTTGTTCGGCACTTGACTAATCTGGATTGACATGGCaaaacttttctttcaaaagtaaagtattatttgtaaaaaaaataataatatctcaGACTTATattcaaaacttttaattaaaaataaatgaatattgCTAGTTCTTACCACTCTAAAATTACATATACATTTTTTTCGGGGAATataggaagagaaaaaaatgaaacaatctTTGTCCTTGACCACTATGTACACATACCATGAATTTGACGTGTATATAgcaataatttaaataatttctaCTCTATTTGGACAGAATCAATAGTTTTGCTtgtatttatttgaaaattgtattggatagatataaataatttatcaaaaaattaataattaatttttttttaaaatttaaaatattaaatctaGGTGATCTAAAACTTGCACAAAAGTTTTCTTCTATACTAGATGAAAAGTGATACACTGTGAAAAAGGTGAGGGTtggtaattttttattattatatgctGACATGAAAGTAtctattttcaaaaatctaaagaTATGAgttcatatttgtatttatattaaaaaattaaaaatatttattagtttttatttgTGAACCtagttattattttactttaactTGAAATTATTACAGAAAACAAAAATTCATATACTTCAAAATCTGATTTAGCCTCTCGAGATAGCCATAATTAAAgtgaaagaagaaagagatatAAACATGTAACACACACCTTAGATAAGAAGCTCCACGTCAACGAAACACAATAGATGTTTGATGTATAAGTAAGCAGACCTTACACACTAGTGTTTTAACATTTTGCAAGTCAAGAATCAGAAGTTCA
This region includes:
- the LOC125876096 gene encoding 9-cis-epoxycarotenoid dioxygenase NCED1, chloroplastic, whose translation is MATTTSHATNTWIKPKLSMPSSKEFGFASNSISLLKNQHNRQSLNINSSLQAPPILHFPKQSSNYQTPKTSTISHPIQENNNSSSISKWNLVQKAAAMALDAVEGALTKHELEHPLPKTADPRVQISGNFAPVPENPVCQSLPVTGKIPKCVQGVYVRNGANPLFEPTAGHHFFDGDGMVHAVQFKNGSASYACRFTETERFVQEKALGRPVFPKAIGELHGHSGIARLMLFYARGLFGLIDHSRGTGVANAGLVYFNNRLLAMSEDDLPYHVKVTPTGDLKTEGRFDFDGQLKSTMIAHPKLDPVSGELFALSYDVIQKPYLKYFRFSKNGEKSNDVEIPVEDPTMMHDFAITEKFVIIPDQQVVFKMSEMIRGGSPVVYDKNKVSRFGVLDKYAKDGSDLKWVEVPDCFCFHLWNAWEEPETDEIVVIGSCMTPPDSIFNECDEGLKSVLSEIRLNLKTGKSTRKAIIENPDEQVNLEAGMVNRNKLGRKTQYAYLAIAEPWPKVSGFAKVDLFTGEVEKFIYGDNKYGGEPLFLPRDPNSKEEDDGYILAFVHDEKEWKSELQIVNAMTLKLEATVKLPSRVPYGFHGTFINANDLANQA